From a single Notolabrus celidotus isolate fNotCel1 chromosome 7, fNotCel1.pri, whole genome shotgun sequence genomic region:
- the usp53b gene encoding LOW QUALITY PROTEIN: inactive ubiquitin carboxyl-terminal hydrolase 53 (The sequence of the model RefSeq protein was modified relative to this genomic sequence to represent the inferred CDS: inserted 1 base in 1 codon): protein MKWMEPMARPTHQLPPPNMSSRSKSPPNSGEVAGSNSMAWVKMFKKPGGGLKKSYQPGSMLSLALTKGLLNEPGQNSCFLNSAVQVLWQLDIFRRSLRQLSGHFCLGDACIFCALKSIFSQFQQSRERVLPSDSLRNALAETFKDEQRFQLGLMDDAAECFENILERIHLHIVSDASTDACSSKSCITHQKFAMMLYEQFVCRCCGASSDPHPFTELVHYVSTTALCQQVDRMMGKSERLRSDMFGELLQAANNTGDLRSCPSNCGQSIKIRRVLMNCPEIVTIGFVWDAEQSDLTDDVIRSLGPRLNLCGLFNRVTDENAKRSELHLVGMICFSSKHYSAFAYHTKSSKWMFFDDATVKEIGSKWKDVASKCIRGHFQPLLLFYTNPEGSPVSNEDAPRQTSMCPRYKAQVNGDTTVKHPMGSPKKFQEPSTENLKRPSDISKKDRGHRRTDPSQHKEMAHARSSSPPENGPRPSLDQKSKTHPRIEKSSNHSSKGSQEPRANSFGTQSRKNNTSPSRHDQDSCQEHWEKVGSEGSHNKSKSTWRPIREVLNVDTVLNELEQRRQQQHDSPRHSKPSSQERVHSEQSRDREREHVRTRDDRKQKCLMTIYEDEQRHETESHSSVESESRANQQRGSRLKGGPKTLLRSDTWTIQRTESGYESSDRLSSGSTNPDSPGVDCFVVKDQRTTPDAHLQSQLHQKGGDAKSSVMSSPSHNGKHQPKPQGKSHDQVSHSHLKCSPNSRRKSKYTSSTSRKVASSERDSNSSDSRPSEQHTAESTALRHITKTSSSEWNSSDDLALSEPEDRENSYRSSNSESAVSESQCPHMTLQYHPPSNVTAEPLPLNTQRPPGTTGSPHLRSTQRIPPHQGETSHAVFRPRMLQETFPSSPRLSSTSFVSPHKKPDMSGLRALSDASSKSGSDLERSTPSSCESEERLTSCKGEQAVPAQEVSLTTYFNVDNCMTETYRLKYHNQRPLVLSATVPRTVVVTERRDTSHTLPTDTHSQDVPKARPETSHNSNKPTXKWNPVTAKGLDERGFL, encoded by the exons ATGAAATGGATGGAGCCCATGGCCAGACCAACGCACCAGCTCCCACCTCCCAACATGTCCAGCCGCAGCAAGTCTCCCCCCAACTCTGGAGAAG TTGCAGGCTCTAACTCCATGGCATGGGTGAAGATGTTCAAAAAACCTGGAGGAGGCCTAAAAAAATCCTACCAGCCTGGGAGCATGCTGTCTCTCGCGCTCACCAAAGGCCTGCTGAATGAACCTGGCCAAAATAGCTGCTTTCtaaacagtgctgttcag GTGCTCTGGCAGCTGGACATTTTCCGGAGGAGTTTGAGGCAGCTCTCAGGTCACTTCTGTCTCGGTGACGCCTGCATTTTCTGTGCTTTGAAG AGTATCTTCAGCCAGTTTCAGCAAAGTAGAGAGCGAGTGCTCCCGTCCGACAGCCTGCGAAATGCTTTGGCTGAAACATTCAAAGATGAACAACGCTTCCAGCTCGGCCTAATGGATGATGCTGCTGAGTGCTTT GAGAATATCCTGGAGCGGATTCACTTACACATTGTTTCAGACGCTTCAACAGATGCTTGTTCGTCCAAATCCTGCATCACCCATCAGAAGTTTGCAATGATGCTGTATGAGCAG tttGTGTGTCGCTGTTGTGGAGCATCCTCAGACCCACATCCATTCACAGAACTGGTACATTATGTCTCAACCACTGCTTTATG CCAACAGGTTGATCGTATGATGGGCAAGAGCGAGCGGCTCAGGTCAGACATGTTTGGAGAATTGCTGCAGGCGGCAAACAACACAGGTGACCTCCGAAGCTGCCCG AGCAACTGTGGTCAAAGTATCAAGATCCGCCGTGTGCTCATGAACTGTCCAGAGATTGTCACAATTGGATTTGTATGGGATGCTGAGCAGTCTGATCTTACAGATGATGTCATTCGATCGCTTGGCCCACGTTTGAATCTGTGTGGG CTTTTCAACCGTGTCACTGATGAAAATGCCAAACGGAGTGAGCTACATCTGGTGGGGATGATCTGTTTTTCCAGTAAACATTACTCAGCCTTTGCCTATCACACCAAATCTTCAAAATGGATGTTTTTTGATGATGCTACTGTAAAGGAG ATTGGATCCAAATGGAAAGATGTTGCGTCTAAATGTATCAGGGGACATTTCCAgccacttcttttattttacaccAATCCTGAAGGTTCTCCAGTTTCTAATGAAGACGCACCGAGACAAACTTCCATGTGTCCCCGGTACAAAGCCCAAGTCAATGGTGACACAACAG TGAAACATCCCATGGGCAGCCCTAAAAAGTTCCAGGAGCCTTCAACAGAAAATTTAAAGAGGCCAAGTGATATTTCCAAAAAGGATAGAGGACATCGGAGGACGGACCCTTCACAACACAAAG agaTGGCACATGCAAgatcttcatctcctccagaaAATGGACCTAGACCTTCATTGGACCAAAAATCAAAAACCCATCCACGTATTGAGAAGTCATCAAACCATTCAAGCAAAGGATCTCAGGAGCCACGTGCCAACTCCTTTGGTACCCAAAGCCGGAAGAACAACACGTCCCCAAGTCGCCATGATCAGGACAGCTGCCAAGAGCATTGGGAAAAAGTTGGAAGTGAAGGAAGTCACAATAAATCAAAGTCCACTTGGAGACCCATTCGAGAGgtgttaaatgttgacactgtaCTCAATGAACTAGAGCAGCGtcgacaacaacaacatgacagCCCACGGCACAGTAAACCGTCATCCCAGGAAAGAGTGCACAGTGAGCAGAGTCGAGACCGCGAGCGGGAACATGTACGGACCAGAGATGACCGTAAGCAGAAGTGTCTGATGACGATTTATGAGGACGAGCAGCGGCATGAGACGGAGAGCCACAGCTCTGTAGAATCAGAGAGCAGGGCTAACCAACAAAGGGGCAGCAGACTTAAGGGTGGGCCAAAGACCTTACTGCGTAGTGACACCTGGACCATCCAAAGGACAGAGTCTGGCTATGAGAGCAGTGATAGACTCAGTAGCGGCTCCACCAACCCAGACTCACCTGGGGTTGATTGCTTTGTTGTAAAAGACCAGAGAACAACTCCAGATGCACATTTGCAAAG tcAGCTGCACCAAAAAGGAGGCGATGCAAAATCAAGCGTAATGTCCTCACCTTCACACAATG GTAAACATCAACCCAAACCTCAGGGAAAGAGCCATGACCAAGTTTCACATTCACATCTAAAGTGCAGTCCAAATTCAAG ACGGAAATCAAAGTACACTTCCAGTACCTCCAGAAAAGTAGCGTCTTCAGAAAGAGACTCCAATAGCTCTGATAGCAGGCCGAGTGagcagcacactgcagaaaGTACAGCCCTGAGGCACATCACAAAAACCAGCAGCTCAGAATGGAACAGCTCAGACGATCTTGCTCTCTCTGAGCCCGAGGACAGAGAAAATTCTTACCGCTCGAGCAACAGCGAGTCCGCCGTCTCTGAATCCCAGTGTCCTCACATGACTCTGCAATACCACCCTCCCAGCAATGTGACTGCAGAGCCTCTTCCACTGAACACTCAGCGTCCGCCGGGCACAACAGGGTCCCCTCATCTCAGATCAACCCAGCGCATCCCTCCTCATCAGGGTGAAACAAGCCACGCAGTGTTTCGTCCGAGGATGCTTCAAGAAACCTTTCCCTCGAGTCCTCGTCTTTCATCTACATCCTTTGTCAGTCCTCACAAGAAACCTGACATGTCAGGCCTCAGAGCCCTCTCAGATGCAAGCTCCAAGTCGGGCTCTGACCTGGAGAGGAGCACCCCGTCATCATGTGAAAGTGAGGAAAGACTAACTAGCTGCAAGGGTGAACAAGCGGTGCCAGCTCAAGAGGTTTCCCTGACCACATACTTCAATGTGGATAACTGTATGACGGAAACATACCGTCTCAAGTACCACAACCAGAGGCCTCTTGTCCTCTCTGCCACAGTGCCACGGACAGTGGTAGTGACTGAGCGCAGAGATACCAGCCACACACTccccactgacacacactcacaagatGTGCCAAAAGCAAGACCTGAAACAA gcCATAATAGCAATAAACCCA GCAAATGGAACCCAGTGACAGCCAAAGGACTGGATGAACGTGGTTTTTTATGA
- the fabp2 gene encoding fatty acid-binding protein, intestinal — MTFNGTWKIDRNDNYEKFMEQMGINMVKRKLASHDNLKITLEQTGDKFHVKESSNFRNLELDFTLGVTFEYSLADGTEVSGSWAMEGDMLKGVFIRKDNGKQLTTTRIVQGDELIQSYNYEGVDAKRIFKKC, encoded by the exons ATGACCTTCAACGGCACCTGGAAAATTGATCGCAATGACAACTATGAGAAATTcatggaacagatgg GAATTAACATGGTTAAGAGGAAGTTGGCTTCTCACGACAACCTCAAGATAACCCTTGAACAGACTGGAGACAAGTTTCATGTCAAGGAGAGCAGCAATTTCCGCAACTTGGAATTAGACTTCACCCTGGGGGTCACCTTTGAGTACAGCCTCGCTGATGGAACAGAAGTTTCT GGCTCATGGGCCATGGAAGGAGACATGCTGAAGGGTGTCTTCATCAGAAAGGACAATGGAAAGCAACTGACAACAACCAGAATTGTCCAAGGAGATGAACTCATTCAG AGCTACAACTATGAAGGTGTGGATGCAAAGAGGATTTTCAAGAAGTGTTAG
- the myoz2b gene encoding myozenin-2b, which produces MSQFCTMPTGERKKHAAAICREVHGTNGDVMDLGKKLSTPKDIMLEELSLLSNRGSRLFKMRQRRSEKYTFESIQNEANAQLRNDVLTENASTVEITVDAPADGNTADTANTDSDNTADKLNASGMPKSYHSPWDQAILSDPDLAETLKLTMSAPDPREDLAQYKCFNRVATPYGGFGQAPRGITFKLPEVDLNPPSYPELQDPGVKRPTFNRSAQGWISEGTHLILPTITLEPIQVPESDDL; this is translated from the exons ATGTCACAATTCTGTACAATGCCAactggagagaggaagaagcatGCAGCAGCTATTTGTCGGGAGGTCCATGGTACCAATG GGGACGTAATGGATCTCGGAAAGAAGCTCAGCACTCCCAAGGATATAATGTTAGAGGAGTTATCGTTGCTATCCAACAGAGGGTCCCGGCTTTTCAAAATGCGCCAGAGGAGATCTGAGAAATACACAtttgaaagtatccagaatGAGGCAAACGCACAGCTAAGG AACGATGTTTTAACTGAAAATGCAAGCACTGTGGAGATCACAGTAGATGCTCCAGCTGATGGAAATACTGCAGATACAGCAAACACTGATTCAG ACAACACTGCAGACAAGTTAAACGCCTCAGGGATGCCCAAGTCCTATCACTCACCATGGGATCAGGCGATCCTCAGCGACCCCGATCTCGCAGAAACCCTCAAACTGACAATGTCAGCACCAGACCCACGAGAAGACCTGGCTCAGTACAAATGCTTCAACAG GGTCGCCACTCCATATGGTGGCTTTGGCCAAGCTCCCAGAGGGATCACATTCAAGCTACCTGAGGTGGACCTGAACCCGCCCAGTTACCCAGAGCTCCAGGACCCAGGGGTCAAGCGTCCCACCTTCAACAGGTCAGCCCAGGGATGGATATCTGAGGGCACCCATCTGATCCTCCCCACAATTACCCTGGAGCCCATTCAAGTCCCTGAGTCTGATGACCTGTAG